A genomic window from Oceanibaculum nanhaiense includes:
- a CDS encoding formate dehydrogenase subunit gamma — translation MNVRNFVPRIVAVLSLAVLLLGGMPAAERLAGISAGAHAQQAAPAEAGKSDVWRSIRQGEQGYVSIPDKKAGVLVQSEGENWRAFRNGPLSTWGVWGMVGILGLLALFFIIRGRIRIEHGRSGRLIERFNGLERFSHWLTAVSFIVLGLTGLNILYGRYVLLPVIGPDAFSVISLAGKYMHNYIAFAFMLGLVLILVLWIKDNIPSRLDLTWFAQGGGIFSKHKHPPAKKFNAGQKIIFWAVVLGGFSVSLSGIALMFPFEFAFFGKTFAALNIFGFGLPENLTMMQEMQLSQLWHAIVALVLLILIIAHIYIGTIGMEGAFDAMGSGMVDENWAKEHHSLWVEEVKEEERKARLGGRGAPAPGDDD, via the coding sequence ATGAACGTCAGGAATTTTGTCCCGCGCATTGTCGCCGTCCTGTCGCTGGCCGTGCTGCTACTGGGCGGCATGCCCGCAGCCGAGCGGCTGGCGGGTATCTCCGCTGGCGCCCATGCGCAGCAGGCCGCTCCTGCCGAAGCCGGCAAGTCCGATGTCTGGCGCTCCATCCGCCAGGGCGAGCAGGGCTATGTCTCGATCCCCGACAAGAAGGCCGGCGTGCTGGTCCAGTCCGAGGGCGAGAACTGGCGCGCCTTCCGCAACGGCCCGCTTTCCACCTGGGGCGTGTGGGGCATGGTCGGTATTCTTGGCCTGCTGGCGCTGTTCTTCATTATCCGCGGGCGCATCCGCATCGAGCATGGCCGAAGCGGCCGGCTGATCGAGCGCTTCAACGGGCTGGAGCGGTTTTCGCACTGGCTCACGGCGGTCAGCTTCATCGTGCTGGGGCTCACTGGCCTCAACATCCTGTATGGCCGCTATGTGCTGCTGCCGGTGATTGGGCCAGACGCGTTTTCCGTCATCAGCCTCGCCGGCAAGTACATGCATAATTACATCGCCTTCGCCTTCATGCTGGGGCTGGTGCTGATCCTCGTGCTGTGGATCAAGGACAATATCCCCAGCCGGCTGGACCTTACCTGGTTCGCCCAGGGCGGCGGCATCTTCTCCAAGCACAAGCATCCGCCGGCAAAGAAGTTCAATGCCGGCCAGAAGATCATCTTCTGGGCCGTGGTGCTGGGCGGTTTCTCGGTCAGCCTGTCCGGGATCGCGCTGATGTTCCCGTTCGAGTTCGCCTTCTTCGGCAAGACTTTCGCCGCGCTGAATATCTTCGGCTTCGGTCTGCCGGAGAATCTGACGATGATGCAGGAGATGCAGCTGTCGCAGCTGTGGCACGCCATCGTCGCGCTGGTGCTGCTGATCCTGATCATCGCGCACATCTATATCGGCACCATCGGCATGGAAGGTGCGTTCGATGCCATGGGCAGCGGTATGGTGGACGAGAATTGGGCGAAAGAGCATCATTCGCTCTGGGTCGAGGAAGTTAAGGAGGAGGAGCGCAAGGCCCGTCTCGGCGGGCGTGGCGCTCCGGCTCCGGGCGACGACGACTGA
- a CDS encoding SLC13 family permease, producing MTGTVDFGLILTVFVATYIGMALGRFPGLSIDRAGIALLAAIVLAVTGAVTPAGILDSIDFPTLFVLFGLMILSAQFDASGFYDWCSLRIAGLERSPVWLLGAVVATSGLLSAVLANDVVVFAMTPLLCAGLLARGLDPRPYLIGLAGGANAGSAATLIGNPQNILIGQTGALDFWNFLAACAVPALIGLGCVFLVTCLVWRGRFERVTPPVPALPMQKLDRTHLLKAIAAICALLALFATPLPHAVSALIIGGALLVSRRLETRTLFGKVDWPLLVLFAGLFVVTEALATTGLPGRAVDLLAASGLTPDKLSVLAPVAILGSNSIGNVPAVILLLAVWPDLAAETLYGLAILSTLAGNLLIVGSLANIITVERAKSAGVRLGFIEHARCGVPMTLLSLAGAGLWLWLSGLMPLV from the coding sequence ATGACCGGCACTGTCGATTTCGGCCTGATCCTGACGGTCTTCGTCGCGACCTATATCGGCATGGCGCTGGGGCGCTTCCCCGGCCTCAGCATCGACCGCGCCGGCATTGCCCTGCTGGCCGCCATCGTGCTGGCGGTGACAGGCGCGGTAACGCCTGCCGGCATCCTGGACTCCATCGACTTCCCGACGTTGTTCGTGCTGTTCGGCCTGATGATCCTGTCGGCGCAATTCGACGCCAGCGGCTTCTACGACTGGTGCTCGCTGCGCATCGCCGGTCTGGAACGCTCCCCGGTCTGGCTGCTGGGCGCGGTGGTGGCCACATCCGGCCTGCTGTCGGCGGTGCTGGCGAACGATGTGGTGGTGTTCGCGATGACGCCGCTGCTGTGCGCCGGGCTGCTGGCGCGCGGGCTTGACCCCCGCCCCTATCTGATCGGGCTGGCCGGCGGCGCCAATGCCGGATCGGCGGCCACACTGATCGGCAACCCGCAGAACATCCTGATCGGCCAGACCGGCGCACTCGATTTCTGGAACTTCCTGGCCGCCTGCGCGGTGCCGGCGCTGATCGGGCTGGGCTGCGTGTTCCTCGTCACCTGCCTCGTCTGGCGCGGCCGCTTCGAGAGAGTTACCCCGCCGGTCCCGGCGCTGCCGATGCAGAAGCTGGACCGCACGCATCTGCTGAAAGCCATTGCCGCGATCTGCGCCCTGCTGGCGCTGTTCGCCACGCCGCTGCCGCATGCGGTCAGCGCGCTGATTATCGGCGGCGCGCTGCTGGTCAGCCGGCGGCTCGAGACCCGTACCCTGTTCGGCAAGGTGGACTGGCCGCTGCTGGTGCTGTTCGCCGGCCTGTTCGTGGTGACCGAGGCGCTGGCCACGACCGGCCTGCCGGGCCGGGCCGTTGATCTGCTGGCGGCAAGCGGCCTGACACCGGACAAGCTGTCAGTGCTGGCGCCGGTGGCGATCCTCGGCAGCAACAGCATCGGGAATGTACCGGCGGTCATCCTGCTGCTCGCGGTCTGGCCGGATCTGGCGGCGGAAACGCTCTACGGGCTGGCAATCCTGTCCACGCTGGCCGGCAATCTGCTGATTGTCGGCAGCCTGGCCAACATCATCACGGTGGAACGCGCAAAGAGCGCCGGGGTGCGGCTGGGCTTCATCGAGCATGCCCGTTGCGGCGTGCCCATGACCCTGCTGTCGCTGGCCGGCGCCGGCCTCTGGCTGTGGCTCAGCGGGCTGATGCCGCTGGTCTAG
- a CDS encoding haloacid dehalogenase type II: MAKAIAFDAYGTLFDVHSVRALSEELFPGKGPALSQIWRQKQLEYTWLRSLMGRYEDFWAVTRDALVYALKSQGIAPTTVVLDRLMDEYLRLQPHTEAGEALHRLKSMGIRLSIASNGSPAMLDAVVRNAGFETLLEAVISVDPVRLFKPHDAAYKIVTETLDLPAKDILFVSSNGFDVAGASYYGFESVWIQRSTGQMEELGIQPRHAIRFLTDIPGLL; the protein is encoded by the coding sequence GTGGCCAAGGCCATCGCCTTCGATGCTTACGGTACGCTGTTCGATGTGCATTCGGTGCGCGCGCTCAGCGAGGAACTGTTTCCCGGAAAGGGGCCGGCGCTGTCGCAGATCTGGCGGCAGAAGCAGCTGGAATATACCTGGCTGCGCAGCCTGATGGGCCGCTATGAGGATTTCTGGGCGGTGACCCGCGATGCGCTGGTCTATGCGCTGAAAAGCCAGGGCATAGCGCCGACCACAGTGGTGCTCGACCGGCTGATGGACGAATATCTCCGCTTGCAGCCGCACACGGAGGCGGGCGAGGCGCTGCATCGGCTGAAGTCGATGGGCATCCGGCTTTCCATCGCGTCGAACGGCAGCCCTGCCATGCTGGACGCGGTGGTCCGCAATGCCGGTTTCGAGACGCTGCTGGAGGCGGTCATCAGCGTCGATCCGGTGCGCCTGTTCAAGCCACATGACGCGGCCTACAAGATCGTCACCGAAACGCTGGACCTGCCGGCGAAGGACATCCTGTTCGTCTCCTCCAACGGTTTCGATGTGGCGGGCGCCAGTTATTACGGCTTCGAGAGTGTCTGGATCCAGCGCAGCACCGGCCAGATGGAGGAGCTGGGCATACAGCCGCGACATGCCATCCGCTTCCTCACCGATATCCCGGGGCTGCTCTAG
- the fdh3B gene encoding formate dehydrogenase FDH3 subunit beta, translating to MARMKFLCDAERCIECNACVTACKNEHEVPWGINRRRVVTINDGKPGEKSISVACMHCSDAPCQAVCPVDCFVTTAEGIVLHNKDTCIGCGYCFYACPFGAPQYPQAGNFGTRGKMDKCTFCAGGPEEAASSEAEFHKYGRNRIAEGKLPLCAEMCSTKALLAGDGDVVSDIYRERVVARGFGSGAWGWGTAYEAKAGG from the coding sequence ATGGCCCGCATGAAATTTCTCTGCGACGCCGAGCGCTGCATCGAATGCAATGCCTGCGTCACCGCCTGCAAGAACGAGCACGAGGTGCCCTGGGGCATCAATCGCCGGCGAGTCGTCACCATCAATGACGGCAAGCCCGGCGAGAAGTCGATCTCGGTCGCCTGCATGCATTGCTCGGACGCGCCCTGCCAGGCGGTCTGCCCGGTCGATTGCTTCGTGACCACGGCCGAGGGCATCGTCCTGCACAACAAGGACACCTGCATCGGCTGCGGCTACTGCTTCTATGCCTGCCCGTTCGGCGCGCCGCAGTATCCGCAGGCCGGCAATTTCGGCACCCGCGGCAAGATGGACAAGTGCACCTTCTGCGCCGGTGGCCCGGAAGAAGCCGCGAGTTCCGAGGCGGAGTTCCACAAATACGGCCGCAACCGTATCGCCGAAGGCAAGCTGCCGCTGTGCGCCGAGATGTGCTCGACCAAGGCGCTGCTGGCCGGTGACGGCGATGTGGTGTCCGACATCTACCGCGAGCGTGTGGTTGCCCGCGGCTTCGGTTCGGGCGCCTGGGGCTGGGGCACCGCCTACGAGGCGAAGGCCGGCGGCTGA
- a CDS encoding twin-arginine translocation signal domain-containing protein: MKQQDKPVSAHRRDFLRVASVGAVAGAAMAVAGGSEAEAAEVTDTGGEHAGYRETQHVKTFYKLARY, translated from the coding sequence ATGAAGCAGCAAGACAAGCCGGTTTCGGCCCATCGCCGCGACTTCCTGCGCGTCGCCAGCGTCGGCGCGGTGGCGGGTGCCGCCATGGCCGTTGCGGGCGGCAGTGAAGCCGAGGCCGCCGAAGTGACTGATACGGGCGGCGAGCACGCGGGGTACCGCGAAACGCAGCATGTGAAGACCTTCTACAAGCTGGCCCGCTATTAA
- a CDS encoding TorD/DmsD family molecular chaperone, giving the protein MIAEEDLLRANWYGFVARFLAAPPDQSALSLAAGFDSKGDDTQRDSQGDGSDLGTALGILARLARQTTPQEAEEEYFNLFIGVGRGELMPYGSYYLTGFLNEKPLAHLRRDMARLGMSRAEDVKEPEDHIAALCDMMAGLITGSFGAPATLETQHEFFQRHLSPWAGRFFGDLERARHARLYQPVGTIGRLLIDIDRAAYGMDA; this is encoded by the coding sequence ATGATAGCGGAAGAAGATCTTCTGCGGGCCAACTGGTACGGCTTCGTGGCGCGCTTTCTTGCGGCGCCGCCCGACCAGTCTGCCCTGTCGCTTGCCGCCGGCTTCGATTCCAAGGGAGACGATACCCAGCGCGACAGTCAGGGTGATGGCAGCGATCTGGGAACTGCGCTCGGCATTCTGGCGCGCCTTGCCCGCCAGACCACGCCGCAAGAGGCGGAAGAAGAATATTTCAATCTGTTTATAGGGGTGGGGCGGGGCGAACTGATGCCCTATGGCTCCTATTACCTGACCGGTTTCCTGAATGAAAAGCCGCTGGCCCATCTGCGCCGTGACATGGCGCGGCTCGGCATGTCCCGTGCTGAGGACGTCAAGGAGCCGGAGGATCACATCGCCGCGCTGTGCGACATGATGGCCGGGCTGATCACCGGCAGCTTCGGCGCGCCGGCCACGCTGGAAACCCAGCATGAGTTTTTCCAGCGGCACCTGTCCCCCTGGGCCGGGCGTTTCTTCGGGGATCTGGAGCGGGCGCGTCACGCGCGGCTCTACCAGCCGGTTGGCACCATTGGCCGGCTGCTGATCGATATCGACCGCGCCGCCTACGGGATGGACGCGTGA
- a CDS encoding PepSY domain-containing protein, with amino-acid sequence MPCSKRRNPLAAATGLALLCLVAAVSASPASAQLSTDEAGKKLAETYNVRVLDVRLARHDGRPVYAAKVMRTGEGAGNGAFMVTTLLVDPMTGELVSTFEHGTTGYSTSVTDSHEPRLDSSGREMRRMTNRPTPRN; translated from the coding sequence GTGCCGTGTTCCAAGCGCCGAAATCCTCTTGCCGCCGCGACGGGCCTTGCCTTGCTGTGCCTGGTGGCGGCGGTTTCGGCTTCCCCGGCTTCGGCGCAGCTCAGCACCGATGAGGCCGGCAAGAAACTGGCCGAGACCTATAATGTCCGCGTGCTGGACGTTCGCCTGGCCCGGCATGACGGGCGCCCTGTCTATGCCGCGAAGGTGATGCGCACCGGAGAGGGTGCCGGCAACGGCGCCTTCATGGTGACGACCCTGCTGGTGGATCCGATGACCGGTGAGCTGGTCTCGACCTTCGAGCATGGCACGACCGGCTATTCGACCTCCGTGACCGATTCGCACGAGCCCCGACTCGATTCCTCGGGCAGAGAAATGCGGCGCATGACCAATCGGCCCACCCCGCGCAATTGA
- a CDS encoding DUF3305 domain-containing protein yields MSKDASMPLGIVIERHKSANRWQDWRFQPVAVIPGAPAVAGWSEMLRGEGWVRYHAATLPVWLYRTQTPAYLHNLSMEQPVVYIVLRRDPDQPEEFAFQPLLVTVSPYEAEEYLISGDEIVEPVAMPDVVMGWMQDFIDSNHVDQPFVKRQRDKHKEKRSESPLPLDAYGKPVRQGGNHG; encoded by the coding sequence ATGAGCAAGGACGCGTCGATGCCGTTGGGCATCGTCATCGAACGCCACAAATCGGCGAACCGCTGGCAGGACTGGCGGTTCCAGCCGGTTGCCGTCATACCCGGCGCGCCGGCTGTGGCGGGCTGGAGCGAGATGCTGCGCGGCGAGGGCTGGGTGCGCTATCATGCGGCGACGCTGCCGGTCTGGCTCTACAGGACGCAGACCCCGGCCTATCTGCACAATCTGTCGATGGAACAGCCGGTCGTGTACATCGTGCTGCGCCGCGATCCGGACCAGCCGGAGGAATTCGCCTTCCAGCCCCTGCTGGTGACCGTCTCGCCCTATGAGGCGGAGGAATATCTCATCAGCGGCGACGAGATCGTCGAGCCGGTGGCGATGCCCGATGTGGTGATGGGCTGGATGCAGGACTTCATCGACAGCAACCATGTCGATCAGCCCTTCGTGAAGCGGCAGCGCGACAAGCACAAGGAGAAGCGGTCGGAGTCGCCGCTGCCGCTGGATGCCTATGGCAAGCCGGTGCGGCAAGGGGGCAATCATGGCTGA
- a CDS encoding formate dehydrogenase subunit alpha: MLKKKSDAVAARPRLSQALASLTGGAIDRRTFLKRSGLAAGGVAIAGTLSGGMVRKAPAASPAFGGEIKLAKTVCTHCSVGCTVMAEVQNGVWTGQEPGFDSPFNMGSHCAKGAAIRELTHGERRLKYPVKLVDGKWTRVSWEQAISEIGDKMLQISEQSGPDSVYWLGSAKHSNEQAYLMRKFAAFWGTNNIDHQARICHSTTVAGVANTWGYGAMTNSYNDMMNSRLMFFIGGNPAEAHPVSLQHILKSKEQNGAPLIVCDPRFTRTAAHADEFVRFRPGTDVALIWGILWHIFENGWEDKDYISKRVYGMDKIRPEVAKWTPEEVERVTGVPGSQLQRVARLMATNKPGTLVWCMGGTQHTNGNNNTRAYCILQLALGNVGVAGGGTNIFRGHDNVQGATDFGVLMDSLPGYYGLATGSWKHWARVWDVDYDYLLGKFKSKELMERSGIPVSRWFDGVLEDKANMDQPDNVRAMVFWGHAPNSQTRLPDMKKAMEKLDLLVVIDPVPTVSAVLHDRKDGCYLLPAATQMETSGSVTASNRSLQWREKVVDPIFEAKVDHEIMYLFAKKFGFDKEMFKHIKVDGNEPNIEDITREWNKGMWTIGYTGQSPERLKMHMENQHTFDKVSLRAVGGPADGEFYGLPWPCWGTPEMGHPGSANLYDISLPVAEGGMGFRARYGVERNGETLLAEGSWPVGSEIEDGYPEFTMAMLQKLGWDKDLTADEMAAIQKVGGDKIGGVNWKTDLSGGIQRVAIKHGCAPYGNAKARCEVWNFPDPIPLHREPLYTPRRDLVADYPTYKDRKLHRLPTLFESIQKQDFSKEYPIILTSGRLVEYEGGGDESRANPWLAELQQDMFVEINPFDANGLGIKDGQMVWVHGPEGGKVHVMAMLTERVGRGVAFMPFHFGGKFQGKDQRAKYPQGADPYVLGESTNTAQTYGYDSVTQMQETKTTLCRIERA; encoded by the coding sequence ATGCTCAAGAAAAAATCGGATGCAGTAGCGGCCCGTCCGCGCCTCAGTCAGGCGCTGGCAAGCCTCACCGGCGGCGCCATCGATCGCCGTACTTTCCTGAAGCGCTCCGGCCTCGCGGCTGGCGGCGTGGCGATTGCCGGCACGCTGAGCGGCGGCATGGTGCGCAAGGCCCCGGCGGCCAGCCCGGCCTTTGGCGGCGAGATCAAGCTCGCCAAGACGGTGTGCACCCACTGCTCGGTTGGCTGTACCGTGATGGCCGAAGTGCAGAATGGCGTGTGGACCGGGCAGGAACCCGGCTTCGACAGTCCGTTCAACATGGGCTCGCACTGTGCCAAGGGCGCTGCGATCCGTGAGCTGACCCATGGCGAGCGCCGGCTGAAATATCCGGTGAAGCTGGTCGATGGCAAATGGACCCGTGTGAGCTGGGAGCAGGCGATCAGCGAGATCGGCGACAAGATGCTCCAGATCAGCGAGCAGTCTGGCCCCGATTCGGTCTATTGGCTGGGCTCGGCGAAGCACAGCAACGAGCAGGCCTATCTGATGCGCAAGTTCGCGGCCTTCTGGGGCACGAACAACATCGATCATCAGGCCCGCATCTGCCATTCCACCACGGTCGCCGGTGTCGCGAACACCTGGGGCTATGGCGCGATGACCAACAGCTACAACGACATGATGAACAGCCGGCTGATGTTCTTCATCGGCGGCAACCCGGCGGAAGCCCATCCGGTGTCGTTGCAGCACATTCTGAAGTCGAAGGAGCAGAACGGCGCACCGCTGATCGTGTGTGACCCGCGCTTCACCCGCACGGCCGCGCATGCCGACGAGTTCGTGCGCTTCCGGCCGGGCACCGACGTCGCCCTGATCTGGGGCATCCTCTGGCACATCTTCGAGAATGGCTGGGAGGACAAGGACTATATCTCCAAGCGCGTCTATGGCATGGACAAGATCCGGCCGGAAGTCGCGAAATGGACCCCGGAAGAGGTTGAGCGCGTGACCGGCGTTCCCGGCTCGCAGCTGCAGCGTGTGGCGCGCCTGATGGCGACCAACAAGCCCGGCACGCTGGTCTGGTGCATGGGCGGCACGCAGCACACCAACGGCAACAACAACACCCGCGCCTACTGCATCCTGCAGCTGGCGCTGGGCAATGTCGGCGTTGCCGGCGGCGGCACGAACATCTTCCGCGGCCATGACAACGTCCAGGGCGCCACGGATTTCGGCGTGTTGATGGATTCGCTGCCCGGCTATTACGGCCTGGCGACCGGCTCCTGGAAGCACTGGGCGCGCGTCTGGGATGTGGACTACGACTATCTGCTCGGGAAGTTCAAGTCGAAGGAACTGATGGAGCGGTCCGGCATTCCGGTGTCGCGCTGGTTCGATGGCGTGCTGGAAGACAAGGCCAATATGGACCAGCCGGACAATGTCCGCGCCATGGTGTTCTGGGGCCATGCGCCGAACTCGCAGACCCGCCTGCCGGACATGAAGAAGGCGATGGAGAAGCTCGACCTTCTCGTCGTCATCGATCCGGTGCCGACGGTTTCCGCCGTGCTGCATGACCGCAAGGATGGCTGCTATCTGCTGCCGGCGGCGACGCAGATGGAAACCTCCGGCTCCGTTACCGCGTCGAACCGCTCGCTGCAGTGGCGCGAGAAGGTGGTCGATCCGATCTTCGAGGCGAAGGTCGATCACGAGATCATGTATCTGTTCGCCAAGAAGTTCGGCTTCGACAAGGAGATGTTCAAGCACATCAAGGTGGACGGCAACGAGCCGAACATCGAGGACATCACCCGCGAATGGAACAAGGGCATGTGGACCATCGGCTATACCGGCCAGTCGCCGGAACGGCTGAAGATGCACATGGAAAATCAGCACACCTTCGACAAGGTATCGCTACGCGCTGTTGGCGGACCGGCTGATGGCGAGTTCTATGGTCTGCCCTGGCCGTGCTGGGGTACGCCGGAGATGGGGCATCCGGGGTCGGCCAACCTTTACGACATCTCTCTGCCGGTCGCCGAAGGCGGCATGGGTTTCCGCGCCCGCTATGGCGTGGAGCGCAATGGCGAGACGCTGCTGGCCGAAGGGTCCTGGCCGGTCGGTTCGGAGATCGAGGATGGCTATCCCGAATTCACCATGGCGATGCTGCAGAAGCTCGGCTGGGACAAGGATCTGACGGCCGATGAAATGGCTGCCATCCAGAAGGTCGGCGGTGACAAGATCGGCGGGGTGAACTGGAAGACTGACCTGTCGGGCGGCATCCAGCGTGTGGCGATCAAGCATGGCTGCGCGCCCTATGGTAATGCCAAGGCCCGCTGCGAGGTCTGGAACTTCCCGGATCCGATCCCGCTGCACCGCGAGCCGCTCTACACGCCGCGCCGGGACCTTGTGGCCGACTATCCGACCTACAAGGACCGCAAGCTGCATCGCCTGCCGACACTCTTCGAGTCGATCCAGAAGCAGGATTTCTCGAAGGAGTATCCGATCATCCTCACCTCCGGCCGCCTGGTCGAATATGAGGGTGGCGGCGATGAGAGCCGGGCGAACCCCTGGCTGGCCGAGCTGCAGCAGGACATGTTCGTCGAGATCAACCCGTTCGATGCCAATGGTCTGGGCATCAAGGACGGCCAGATGGTCTGGGTGCACGGTCCGGAAGGCGGCAAGGTCCATGTCATGGCGATGCTGACCGAGCGTGTGGGACGCGGCGTGGCTTTCATGCCGTTCCATTTCGGCGGCAAGTTCCAGGGTAAGGACCAGCGGGCCAAATATCCGCAGGGTGCCGATCCGTATGTGTTGGGTGAATCGACCAACACCGCACAGACCTATGGCTATGACTCGGTGACGCAGATGCAGGAAACCAAGACCACGCTCTGCCGCATCGAGCGCGCATAA
- a CDS encoding DUF3306 domain-containing protein: MPMASRCGKGAIMADRPFLSRWARLKQESRQSGGRQTGGRGGAAPVLEEPARQATLPPEAGDPDHSVPAQPSQPGQERVREQDAAVDPSELPDIDSLTAESDFTAFMRKGVPKTLQRKALRKLWASDPVLACLDGLNDYEEDFTDAATVIEGMKSSYQVGRGFLTDAELAENHSVYDASRKALIEADEKAEAEETATAETGPAEDTAEDTASIAEGAEPEQLPESAAEDLERAEPGTESGDSENATEAAAIQLVPDAKNKNDNHS; the protein is encoded by the coding sequence ATGCCTATGGCAAGCCGGTGCGGCAAGGGGGCAATCATGGCTGACCGACCTTTCCTGTCGCGCTGGGCGCGGTTGAAGCAGGAATCCCGGCAAAGCGGGGGACGGCAAACGGGGGGAAGGGGCGGTGCCGCGCCGGTGCTGGAGGAACCCGCCCGGCAGGCGACTCTGCCGCCTGAGGCCGGGGATCCGGACCATTCCGTGCCGGCACAGCCGTCGCAGCCAGGGCAGGAGCGGGTGCGGGAGCAGGATGCGGCCGTCGATCCATCAGAACTGCCCGATATCGACAGCCTGACGGCGGAGTCGGACTTTACGGCCTTCATGCGCAAGGGCGTGCCGAAGACGCTGCAGCGCAAGGCGTTGCGCAAGCTCTGGGCGTCCGATCCGGTGCTCGCCTGCCTGGACGGCCTCAATGATTATGAAGAGGATTTCACCGACGCCGCAACGGTGATCGAGGGCATGAAAAGCTCCTATCAGGTCGGGCGCGGATTCCTGACGGACGCGGAACTGGCGGAAAATCATTCTGTCTATGACGCCTCCCGGAAGGCGCTGATCGAGGCGGATGAAAAGGCCGAGGCGGAAGAGACAGCCACGGCCGAGACCGGCCCGGCAGAGGATACGGCAGAAGATACGGCCAGTATTGCGGAGGGTGCGGAGCCGGAACAGCTGCCGGAGAGCGCCGCAGAGGATTTGGAGAGGGCCGAGCCAGGGACGGAATCGGGTGATTCTGAAAACGCCACGGAGGCTGCAGCAATCCAGTTGGTGCCAGATGCCAAAAATAAGAATGATAATCACTCTTAA
- a CDS encoding c-type cytochrome, which yields MTLVIACLLPVLLTAPQASAHLSGHGGPVRGVAVSPDGSRAVTTSFDYSVILWSLDSSEATAILHGHEAAVNAVAMLPDGTGAVTAGDDGKLVFWRFGETEPVRVVAAHDGRIVALNLSPDGKAIASAGWDGDAALWDAGSGALIRRFDGHQSNVNDAVFSPDGTMLATAAYDGVIRLWNIADGRLLRDLTGHEFSVNALAFLPDGGALLSAGTDETIRRWNPATGQEMSRRLAHKGPVLDIAVSPDGKSFASGGIDGMVRLWKVGEERPVHALAGRGGPVWAVAYTPDSGRVLAAGNDSVVRLWDAATGEALGDPVAATAGASTAPQDKGAAIFRRCGPCHTVTADGGNRAGPTLHGIFGRKAGTLEGYPYSPALRDSDIVWTAETIGDLFTQGPDVVTPGSKMPLQKLVRQEDREALIEYLRRVTGP from the coding sequence TTGACGCTGGTCATTGCGTGCCTGCTTCCTGTTTTGCTGACCGCCCCGCAGGCCAGCGCCCATCTGTCCGGCCATGGCGGGCCGGTGCGCGGCGTCGCCGTTTCGCCCGATGGCAGCCGGGCGGTTACCACCAGCTTCGATTATTCGGTCATTCTCTGGTCGCTGGACTCGTCCGAGGCGACGGCGATCCTGCACGGGCATGAGGCGGCGGTGAACGCGGTCGCCATGTTGCCCGACGGCACGGGCGCGGTGACGGCGGGCGACGATGGCAAGCTGGTCTTCTGGCGTTTTGGCGAGACGGAACCGGTTCGCGTGGTCGCGGCCCATGACGGGCGTATCGTGGCGCTGAACCTCAGCCCGGACGGAAAGGCCATCGCCAGTGCCGGCTGGGATGGCGATGCTGCGCTGTGGGATGCCGGCAGCGGTGCGCTGATCCGGCGGTTCGATGGCCATCAGAGCAATGTGAACGACGCGGTCTTCTCCCCCGACGGAACGATGCTTGCCACGGCGGCCTATGACGGCGTCATCCGGCTGTGGAATATCGCGGATGGCCGCCTGCTGCGCGACCTGACCGGGCATGAATTCAGCGTGAACGCGCTCGCCTTTCTGCCGGATGGCGGCGCGCTGCTCAGCGCCGGTACGGACGAGACGATCCGGCGCTGGAACCCGGCAACCGGGCAGGAAATGAGCCGCCGCCTGGCGCATAAGGGGCCGGTGCTCGACATCGCGGTGTCGCCGGATGGCAAAAGCTTCGCCAGCGGCGGCATCGACGGCATGGTACGGCTCTGGAAGGTTGGCGAGGAAAGGCCGGTCCATGCGCTGGCCGGGCGTGGCGGGCCGGTCTGGGCGGTTGCCTATACGCCGGATAGTGGCCGCGTGCTGGCGGCCGGCAATGATTCGGTGGTCCGGCTGTGGGACGCGGCGACCGGGGAGGCGCTCGGCGATCCGGTGGCAGCGACAGCGGGCGCCAGCACCGCGCCGCAGGATAAGGGGGCGGCGATCTTCCGCCGCTGCGGGCCATGCCATACGGTCACGGCCGATGGCGGCAACCGGGCCGGGCCAACGCTGCATGGCATCTTCGGCCGCAAGGCCGGCACGCTGGAAGGCTATCCCTATTCGCCGGCGCTGCGCGACAGCGACATTGTCTGGACGGCCGAAACCATTGGTGATCTGTTCACACAAGGGCCGGATGTTGTGACTCCGGGCAGCAAAATGCCGCTGCAGAAGCTGGTCCGGCAGGAAGACCGGGAAGCGCTCATCGAGTATTTGCGGCGGGTAACCGGTCCGTAA